A genomic stretch from Sphingobacterium sp. ML3W includes:
- a CDS encoding thymidine kinase, which yields MLFSEHNLTLRPARYGSIEVICGSMFSGKTEELIRRLKRAQYARLNVEIFKPSVDKRYDEKLVVSHDSNSIPSTPVENSSAILLLSSATQVVGIDEAQFFDDGLTEVCVKLANSGIRVIIAGLDMDYKGQPFGPIPSLMAVAEHVTKVHAVCMQCGTPANYSYRLTKDTQTVLLGEKDAYEPRCRQCYYHLNQQGI from the coding sequence ATGCTTTTTTCCGAACATAATCTGACATTGCGACCAGCTCGATATGGAAGTATTGAAGTTATCTGTGGGTCAATGTTCTCTGGCAAGACCGAAGAGTTAATACGTAGGCTAAAACGGGCACAATATGCACGACTAAATGTTGAAATTTTCAAACCTTCCGTGGATAAACGATATGATGAAAAATTAGTCGTTTCCCATGATAGCAATAGTATCCCCTCCACCCCTGTCGAAAATTCATCTGCTATATTACTATTGAGTTCGGCCACCCAAGTTGTTGGAATAGATGAAGCGCAATTTTTTGATGACGGATTGACAGAAGTGTGTGTCAAATTGGCAAACAGTGGAATTCGTGTAATTATTGCAGGATTGGATATGGATTATAAGGGACAGCCTTTCGGCCCTATCCCTAGTTTGATGGCTGTAGCCGAACATGTCACCAAAGTCCATGCGGTTTGCATGCAATGCGGGACTCCAGCAAATTATTCATATCGCTTGACAAAAGATACCCAGACAGTACTTCTTGGCGAAAAAGATGCCTATGAGCCACGCTGTAGGCAATGTTATTATCATTTAAATCAACAAGGTATCTAA
- a CDS encoding UDP-2,3-diacylglucosamine diphosphatase, whose translation MKRSLDILVLSDIHLGTYGSRAKELLLYLESVAPKILILNGDIVDIWQFKKSYFPQDHLKVIKKIIDMSSTGTEVHYITGNHDEMLRKFTDLKLGNIKLSNKLLLSLNNQKVWIFHGDVFDASIHHSKWLAKLGGWGYDKLIQLNNVINYCLDKMGKEKYSLSKKIKNSVKKAVKYISDFEHTATELAIEKNYDFVICGHIHQPQIKEVITRKGTCTYMNSGDWIENLSSLEYKNGEWKLFYFEENKEQILKNKIIDTPLFSLEDLKKIVISS comes from the coding sequence ATGAAAAGAAGCCTTGATATACTTGTACTCTCAGACATACACTTAGGTACATACGGAAGTAGAGCCAAAGAACTTTTACTTTACCTGGAATCCGTCGCACCCAAGATATTGATCCTCAACGGCGATATTGTAGATATTTGGCAATTTAAAAAAAGCTACTTTCCACAAGATCATTTAAAGGTCATTAAGAAGATTATCGATATGAGCTCAACCGGCACTGAAGTCCATTACATTACTGGTAATCACGACGAAATGCTACGCAAGTTTACTGATCTCAAATTAGGAAACATCAAACTGAGCAACAAGCTACTTCTTTCACTTAATAATCAAAAGGTATGGATCTTTCATGGCGATGTTTTCGACGCATCTATTCATCATTCAAAATGGTTGGCAAAACTTGGGGGTTGGGGTTATGATAAATTGATCCAGCTTAATAATGTGATCAATTATTGTCTGGATAAAATGGGAAAGGAGAAATACTCACTCTCAAAAAAAATAAAAAATTCTGTTAAAAAGGCCGTTAAGTATATTTCAGACTTCGAACATACAGCAACGGAGTTAGCTATTGAGAAAAACTATGATTTTGTAATCTGTGGCCACATTCATCAACCTCAAATAAAGGAAGTCATCACCCGAAAAGGCACATGCACCTATATGAATTCGGGTGATTGGATCGAAAATCTAAGCAGCTTAGAATACAAAAATGGAGAGTGGAAGCTCTTTTATTTCGAAGAAAATAAGGAACAGATCCTTAAAAACAAAATCATCGACACCCCGCTTTTCAGTCTAGAGGATCTAAAGAAAATTGTCATATCATCCTAG
- a CDS encoding metal-dependent hydrolase: MKATYYGQSCVEFDFNGTKVLLDPFVTYNPLAKAIDVNTIKPDYIFLSHGHQDHVADMATIQKNSNATVLAIVETAAWVRRQGVPEDKVVEFNLGGTIQLPFGSVKMVYAAHTNSTPDGQYGGFPVGFVFNVHGKKIYFAGDTALTMEMKLLADLKLDWAFLPIGGYYTMDVDDAIRAAEFINCARVVGIHYDSFPPIEIDKQKAFDKFQNEDISLSLPKIGETIEL; this comes from the coding sequence ATGAAAGCAACTTATTACGGTCAATCTTGTGTTGAGTTTGATTTTAATGGAACGAAGGTTTTATTGGACCCATTCGTAACTTATAATCCATTAGCGAAAGCAATTGATGTAAATACAATTAAACCGGATTACATCTTTTTGAGCCACGGACATCAAGATCATGTCGCAGATATGGCTACCATTCAAAAGAATAGTAATGCGACAGTATTGGCCATCGTTGAGACAGCTGCTTGGGTAAGAAGACAAGGGGTACCAGAAGATAAAGTTGTTGAATTCAATCTTGGCGGTACAATACAGTTACCTTTTGGCTCTGTTAAGATGGTTTATGCTGCTCATACGAATAGTACGCCTGATGGCCAATATGGTGGGTTCCCAGTTGGATTTGTCTTTAATGTACACGGGAAAAAGATCTATTTTGCTGGTGATACTGCATTGACAATGGAAATGAAGCTGCTGGCTGATCTGAAGCTGGATTGGGCTTTTCTCCCTATTGGTGGATACTATACAATGGATGTGGATGATGCGATCAGAGCGGCGGAATTTATCAATTGTGCCCGTGTGGTTGGGATCCACTACGATTCATTTCCACCAATTGAGATCGACAAACAAAAGGCCTTTGACAAATTCCAAAATGAGGACATTTCATTGTCTCTTCCAAAAATAGGAGAGACAATAGAATTATAA
- a CDS encoding YbaB/EbfC family nucleoid-associated protein, with translation MFDKLFQAQQKAEEIKKRLDTISVSGEAEGGLIRVVATANKEIKEITIDPVFLSNADKEELEELLVVALNKAIIQAENISQAEMQAASKDMLGGLGGLFNQ, from the coding sequence ATGTTTGACAAATTATTTCAGGCACAGCAAAAGGCAGAAGAAATCAAGAAAAGACTAGATACCATTTCGGTATCCGGTGAGGCTGAAGGTGGTTTGATACGTGTGGTGGCGACAGCCAACAAGGAGATTAAAGAGATTACGATCGATCCTGTCTTTTTGTCCAATGCTGATAAAGAGGAATTAGAGGAATTGCTAGTGGTGGCTTTGAATAAAGCAATAATCCAAGCGGAGAATATCAGTCAAGCTGAAATGCAAGCTGCGAGTAAGGATATGTTAGGAGGCTTAGGCGGATTATTTAATCAATAA